TGACCAGGCCGCTTTCCGATCGGAGAGCATGGGCTCCATGTACTCGCAGCCATATGGTCGGCAGCAACATCCCCAGCAAAGGCACAGCCTCTCGGACGACCGATTGGCCCAGCAGCATGCCGCAACTCGGcatttctccatctctcaaaTCGTCTCACCGCCAGAAACACTGGACGCTCACTCTCCTCAAGATCTGTCTGAGCCTCATCTTACATGCGGCAGCTGCTCACCAAACGGACACTGCGCTTGTGCCGAGGAAGTTCTCGCATCAGCAGTTAATGGGTGCGGCAAATGCGGATTTGGGACACAATGTCATTGCTTGGACGACGCCACCAAAATATCCGGCCTTGGGTCTGACTTGAAACGCCCTATATCTCCCTCGGGGAAATCATCCGATGAGAAGCGGCAGCGATCAATGGCTGCTAGCAGCAGGGAAACAGATTTTGGTCCCTTGTTCTCAAAGCCGACGTCACAGCAGCCACCTCAGCCGAGCTCCATCATCCAGCAACTTCCCTCCACGGACTCTCTTTCATTTAGAGACAGCTCATTTAGAGACAGCTGTGGGTTCTGTAAAGATGGGACATACTGCGTGTGTGCGGACACAGCCATGAATGGCCCAGCCGTAGCACCAGCAGATGCGTCCCCTCCAGTTACAAGACAAACCCGAACACCACCTCCCATGGAGACGGACGTCGTCACCCCGCTCCCACCCATGGCAATGGAAATGACGGCCGATGGAGCAGTCAAGTTACCACGCCGAAAAGAAGCTCGATCCAAGCCACAGCCGGAGACGACCGCTTCACGTGGCAGCTGCGGACCTAATGGCCCGGGCACATGCGCGCAGTGTCAGGCCGACCCCAAATCGGGTCTCTTCTGCAGACTGATGGCTGCCAACTTCAACCGCGAGAACGGTGCCAGCTcagatggctgctgcggcggaaAGGGCGCTGGCGGAGGATGTTGCAAGTCCAAGCCCAGCCAAGAGAAGATTACACTACCTAGCCTCCCTAGCCTTGGGCTGAGTTGTGCAGAGGCGTACCAGACGCTGTCCAGTCATCGCAACTTTGAGCAGGCTGCCGATGAGATTGGCACTTGGCTGCCGAAGCTAAAGGCTCACCCATCACCAAATGATGCTCGACCCGTGCCGGCGGGCAGGATACCTATAGAAGTAGAAGCAGCAAGTATCATGAGCGTGTTGAAGGAGTTTGACATTCGATTTGGGAGAGAATGTTAAATGGGCGCAGTGCAGAGGTCGGTTGTTACGGACGGAGTTGCACAGCGCCATGTATTATATCACATATATGTTTTCATTTTCGGTAGCATTGTCTTTTTGGTCCTGTTCTCCGTCGCATGCAACACGACTCGCTTAATAGCAGCTAAATAAACTTCAACCTGAATTCCGTCACATCTATTCTTGTAACTATCTTTTCCTAAAGTGATATGAACGCGCCCGGGATAGTTATTCGATACCACACCAAAAGCTATGCTTATTATACCATTTTATGTTTCACAACAAACACATCAACagtaaacaaacaaacaagccaaCACAGAGAACACTCATGCGCCCATCAACTTCATACCCACACTCAAAGCACCCCCAGCCACATGAAACGAAAACTCCTCTTTTACATCGTCACAATACCTAATCTCATCCCAACCCCCATTCTTCATACCCACTGCCCTCGATTTTGCACAAATTCTCCCCATCCACTCACCGATTCTCAAAAACATGGcatgtgcctttttttttcccacttTCGCTTCCCATTAATTCACGCAGCCAACGCAGCCAGCCTGGTCAAGTTAAACAGGCAAACGTGGAGCAAAATGCATGGCTGGCTAAAATTGGGCCCTTTTGTCACATTCACTATTTCTTCTACTTTTTTGCCCAGCCTTACTTTTACGAGGGGGGAAGCTCATCGTAACACAGCAGCTGCTTATATGCACGAGGCCGGTCCAATTCACTGCCCTCTACGATGATGTAGTACTTCCCTTTGCTGTGTACGTAAATGCGAGAGGGCTTACACATGAAACAGTGAATATAGAGTGTCAGGCGCTTCCGGCAGCTTATACGCTGTTACTCGGCTGGCCTCCTGCTGTTGGCCGCTTGACAGTCGGGTAGCCGTACCCAAGAAGTAACATGACGAGTCCTTTAGGCTGACGTGACAGCAAAGTGAATGAGGCAACCAGCCAAACGAGTGAATAGGCCTTATCCAACACAGCAAAAGTGAAAGGCTTGTAGGCCGCCCAATATCATGGCGTAGGCATTCGTATCTCGCGTTTTTTTAAAAACACTTACACACCCCTCGGCCCACAAACTGGAGTCTGAGagcatcattttttttttattacgCCTACGAGGTTAAGCTGGGCACAAACGTTTTGATGAAGCCCGAGCTTTGACCAGGAAACGACGACATGTCATCACCACCCACCAGCGATTCACCGAGCGTGCCCAACTCGCCGGGGTCAGACACGAGATTGTGCCCTGATGCGAGCAGGCAGCCCGGCCCCAGTGTATTGAAGGCGTATCTGCTCCAGAATGCCCCGGAATATCGGAGGCTAGACGCGCTACGGCAAAAGGTATGATGTGCCCGAATTCATTCAATGTGTTGTATCTTTAAGCTTGCGAGTCTTACACGGGGTTGATTCCACTAGGGATGGGAGAATAAAGCTGGAGATGTATTCTTCCAACAGCAGAGACAGCGAGCAGACCACCCAGATCAAAAGACAATCACGTTCTTCTacaagatgatgaagggcaTTGCAAAGGAACTGCACTCAACGACTGGCGGCGCGCTCCGCGTCTACGCGAGAAGACCAGATAGACCGCAGATTCTAGACTTTTGCACGGCTCCGGGTGGGTTCCTCGAATCGGCCATTAAGATGAATCCTGGAGCCAGAGCCACGGCGTTCAGCTTGCCGCCCACGCAGGGAGGGCATGAGATCATTATGCCGCTGGATTCCACCGTGGCGTTCAAGTATGCGGACGTCACCATGTTTGCCGGCGACATGGGCTACACGGACGCCGTGCCAGCAGAGAACCCTGACGCCGCCAGCTTTGTGCTAGAGCGCAGCGTTGGCCCTGAGCAGcgcttccatctcgtcttctgcGACGGGCAGGTTCTGAGAACCCATGTCCGGGCTGCCTATCGGGAGCAGTGGGAGGCGCGGCGTCTGTCAGCGACGCAGCTCGCCATTGGGCTCGAACACGTCTCGCTTGGCGGGACCATGGTGGTGCTTTTGCACAAGCTCGATGCCCCGGACACGGCGAGTCTGCTGCACACGTTTAGCAGGTTCTCTACCATCCAGCTCTTTAAGCCGAAGAAGGCTCACGCCAAGCGATCCTCGTTCTACATGGTTGCCCGGGATATCCAGAACAATTTGCCGCAGGCACGGGAGGCCATCGAAGCCTGGAAGCTCACGTGGAAGACGCTGACTTTTGCCGCCGACGAAGATCGCTGGGCGGCGGATGGCCACATGGATGAACAAGAGCTGGTGGAGCAGTTTGGGCCGGACCTTGTAAGGCTCGGGAGGAGCATTTGGGAGATTCAGGCCGAAGCTCTCGAGAAGGCGCCGTTCATGCAGGCCGGGCAGAATTGAGCATGGGAAGAAtgggctggagaagctctttgGTCAACACAGGCGGTGCATGTGGTCAGCTGCAGAAGGATGGCAAACCGGTATTGATTGACACGGGTAGATGGACGTAGCGAGCTGTGATGCTCTACTGCTAGCTCTACATGGCAATGGTCCATAAAGAGAGTTTCTTCTGGCATCGcttcgcctcgcctcgcctcgtgTCCCCTTGTGCATACGTACAGTAGCCAAGGCATTCCCTACATTAGTAAACTTTTTGATTAGGCCAAGCCACGTCCCGATTCAGTGCGCCAGGTCCGTGAAGCTTCCTGGAACGGGCATGGCAACAGCCGAGGCTGGTTAGGTCGGCTGCGGTGAGTTGTCAAATCGACATGGTCAGCGCATCGCCAGAGCCTTGGAAGCCTTACGCCAGCCCGCTAGACACACCGCTTGGGTCGCTGGCCGGACGAGCGATTGGGCGGCTGTCATTGGAGGAGAGGCGCAGGAGAGGCGGCGGAAAGGAGGTCAAGAAGAGGTGGATTGTGCGTACATGAGATTGCTGCAAGTGCATGTAAAGTCTGTATCATGGAGTCTATGGAGCCCAAACGAGGATGCGGGACGACGCAGCAGGTCGTTGAGGTGCAGGTGATGTATCATGTGACTGCAGCTGCTGAAGGTTACAAAGCAGAGCAGGCAGCCTGTACAAGAGTTGTAATGGATCGAATTATCATGACAGAGCAGCTGATAATCAGATGCCTAGTATTCTTTCGATGTAGTTGAATTATTATGACTACAAGTTTGGTACATAATAGCACTACGACATGCACCAAATATCACAGTGTGGTATGCCCAGGTATGTTACGGAGTAGAGAAAGAGTCGACGGAGCAAAAGGGAGAGGGAAGCAGAGAAGGATGAAAGCTGGCGGCTGATGACAAACTGCATTCTCTCATATGCACTTCGTACTCGTAACAGAGGCACTACTAGGCAAAGGCCCGCTGCAGACAAGAGTCCACTCATCGATCGAATGGATGCTTCGATTCCTGCCCGGCCTCAATTGCTGACTGGCAACTGCATAGGCCCAGACACACTTGTCTACGCACGCAGCAACATGCAGGCTCATACTGTACGACTTACAGGATCTGCGAGCCCAAACCCGTACAATTGCTACAAGTACATATATCCGCGACACACGCATGGTTGTTTTTGTCAATGTTGCATGTCAGACGACGCGGCGCATGACGGAGCGGCGAGAGGGCAACGAACTGCTGCTCCGATGGAACGCGCTCGGCCCCGTCGCCAGAGCCATTGGCTGGGAGGCGTCTCGACGTGACTGATCGGGGCGCTCGGAGGGCCagcaagagagaagaaagaaaagaggacagacagacagacagggAGAGAAGGGCGGTTGGACATGGCATCCTTGGTGCGTCGGCTACTGCTGCGATGctgagcggcggcgacgcaTGGAGGTGTCGGGCGCGGCGCCTGATTGGGCCGCTGTGCGTGAGCTGGCACCCCTTCTCTGCTGCCGGTTGCGTGGACGACGCAGATTGGGCAGCGCCTGGGGCCGTTTCGTGGTGGGCAGGGATTGGCCGGTGGATGCGATTGCGTCCCAGATGGCATGCCAATGCAATGCACAATGCACTGCCAACTCATCTGGCCGCGGGCCACTGGCAGCCGCAGGAGACACCCGGCGGGCACCACCCTCTTGCGCTTTTCTGGGTCCTTTTCTGGGGCCTGGGCTTGAGTCACTTTCAcggcgctgcttctggcgctgcttctcccgTCAGTCAGTCTGCACGCCATGTATCATGTATGGATgttgcagaagcagaagcagaagcagacgcAGAGGCACAAGCAGCACAAGCAAGCGGCGGGAAGCGTGAGGCAACAAGCGTGTCAAGTGCGTGAGAACTGAGCGGCGTGGGTGGACTCGCTCGTCCTCCATCTTCCGCCTGCTTCTATCCTATGCATTCGGTATTCTGCATGCTGCACTCTGCCTGCACTCTTCCGCTGCCTGCACAGGACGGGCACCTATGCTGTACTACCTGATTGATATCAAATCCAAGCTGTAGACGGCGTGTAAGCCACTGTACCGGCGTAGTACCTATATCCTATATCATGGCGCCGCGGCTGTCTGTGTAATTGGCATCTCGAGAGCCGCCAccccttctctctccctcttgcGCCGCGAGAAAGCAGGTAGCCTCTCACGCTGCTGACACCGCCGCGCTACTTGTACATTCTGTGTGCCCTTGTGTAGCGCCAGCCTCGAATCGTCACCGGCCCCAAAGCGAGGGCGCCATCCATTGCCACCGGCATCGCGGTAGCGCTGCTTCGTACCGCCTGGCATCATATCGTACCAGGCCGCGCATTGACGACTTGTACACCATATACTGCACCACCGGCGTCTGCCTACGCCAGCAGAACAGGACAGCGCCATCACATCAGCGCCAGCGACACGTTGACCAGCCTCTCGTCAGCACCCTGCGCTCCAATCGCACCTCGTACACCGTTCCCTACACAtagcagaaaaaaaaaaaaagaccatGGCCACGCCCAGTCCGGCCCAGCCCGACGTCTAAAATAGCCACCGCGACTTCTGGATATACGAGCGCCGCCACCCGCCATCAGGTACCGCCAGGGGGGGGCTAGAACATCGCTGCTTGTCAACGGCCACGCACCGAGACGAGAAATCCCAGGCCATcaacccaaaaaaaaacacacgACCCCACCGCGAGCCGCCGAGCGCTGGCGACAGGCCCTATAAGCTCGTCCCAGCAGCCCAGTGCCGCTGCTATCGGTGGAGCAGCGCTAAGACAGGCCTGTTTTGCTACCCCACGCCGGGTCCAGCGCTGCACCGAATCGTGCCTTACAGCTCAACTGCCCTCTTCTGCTGCCTCTTAGCTCAGCTGCTCTGCGCTGGCCAACCTTTTCCTCTCGTCCCGGCCTGTCCAGCCTTCTCTCCTCTGCATCTCGCAGCCCGGCTTCGTCTTAATAATAACGGCTGCCGTTGTTATTAGCTGCGTCCCGCCGTCTTATCTTGTCCCATTTTGCATACTGTTCAATAGCTGCATCTGATAGGAGCTGGCTCTGCGTCGGAGTCCTCAGCCGTCTTACCAAAACAACACAACATAGCCTCTCCGCACTCCAAGCCCCTCCAAAAAAACCGGCCGccgagctgttgctgctctctGCCTTTAAGCAGCCCACCACCCTCGACCTCTGCTatacatctccatctcttgtcgacagcatcaacatctcaCTGCTGCCGCGAGCTTGGGTGATTGTTTGCATTTACACATTGGTTCGATTCCTCCATCGCCCCCATAGCAGCACCAGCCCGCCTCGATTAGACGCCCGTCGAGCCACTGTCAACGGCTCTCGAGCCCACCAGCAGAACCGCCCACGTTCCTCCGGGAACAAGAAATGCTCCCCATGCAACGCTCGCTCTCATCGCCAGACTGTATCCAATCCTCCCCACGTACGTTGCCGCCGTCCTCTGGCCCAGCCTCTGTCCCGGAACCCCGTGACCTTGCACTCGTGTACTGATGGTTCATGCCACTGGTCCAGCCGTGTCACCCACGGCTGCTGCGCACGACTCGAGATCTTCGACTCCGTCACcggacaagaagagcagctcCAACTCGAATAGCAACAAccccaacagcaacaatggCGCCGAGGCGCAGCGACCGAAGCGCTACGAATCGCGCAGTCCCAGCCCGACCCCGACTCGCACCTCGGACGTCCCCCAGACCTTGGCCCTGCGCCTGAGCGACGATGTTAATGTTCCCCGCCGAGGTCGCCATTCGCCCATGGCCTCTCGAAAGCCCATTGTGGCACAGCCAAATATGCCAAACTCGAGCAACGCAAGGCACGGCTCCGGTTTCCGGCCCCTGACCCCGACGAGCTCGTCCAACGAAACGCTGCCGGGCTCAAAGTTTACAAAGAAGCCCCTGCTGCACGATGTGTCCATGTATACCAACACGCACCTGGTGCGGGACAGCGACAACACCACGCTCGAGGAGCTTGCCCATGTTGTGCGCCTGTCCAAGTACCAAGAACGCAAGCGTGCCAACACCCGAATTCGCCTGCAGAGAAGCTTGATTTCCACTGCCTTGAGCGCTCGGCTGACGCGCTGCGGTGAGATGGCCCATCGTTACCTTGTCGAAAGCTTCCGGAAAGATGACAAGGACAGCTTTGCGGCTCTGTACAATGCCATTCACGATGTTCGCAAGAGCTGCGATGAGCTCCGGCGATatgcgctgctggagcccgAGCTGGAatccatctcctcggccGCTGCTCTGGGGTCGTCTGACAGCTTAGATACACCCACTAACTCTACAGTTGGCGTCGTTGATCCGCTCAAGTCCATTACTCCGTTTCTGCATGACATTTCTGCCTCTGCTAGGGAGACCTTTATCGAGTTTCTGACACAGATCCGAACGAACCCGGACTACTTGGCCACCCGCATATGTGCACTCACCAGCTCTGAGCTGAATGTCTTTTTGAACTTCCACAAAGGTTTGGAGCCAGTCGAGTCGGTTCTTCCATTCCCCACGCGAAATCCCAATCGGCCTCACGCGAGTGCCTCTGGCCGTAGCTCCTCCAATACCGACATCGAAAGGCTCCTTTCCTTCCAGAGACATGACCCATTGTCAATCTTGATCCATGCTTGCTTTGCCAATTCGGCTGGCCCCGACAGCTCCGAAGACCAGCGGCGCACCGATATCTGGGCGACGGTCCTGGCCAAGCTGATAGCCGAGCCCAAATCTGCCGGCGAGCATTTCCTCATCTGTGTACTAAACATCTGGACAGCTATGCGCGACTGGTCGGGTAAATCCAACATGGAGTGGTACCTGATGAAAATCCTTGAAGACGGTGCCTTCTTGCTGGACCGCGCCGAAGATCAGCACGGCACGCGATTCAATCTCTCAGACTGGAACCAGTCGGACGAAGCCGCTGCCAGGGACTTTTACGACCGCGCCGTCAACGGCTTGTTCGAGCTggttgacgacgaggacgctACCGGTATCCCAGAGGGCCTTTTGGAGCTGGGAAACGCCATCCTGAGCAAGCTCGAAAACAAGTTTGTGGAAAACACCTCCAAGTGGCTTGTCTGGAGAtgcctcttctttgtctttttgcttgGCGTCATCATTCACCCCGAATACTATGGCATGCTGGCCGAGTACCACATCACCCCTTATGCCAGAGAAAAGATTCTGAAAAAGGTTGCCATGAGAGCCCATGAATACGTTTCAAGCATGTGGAGTGGCAAGCCCTCGGCCACCTGTGTCCCGGTGAACATTCCGCCCAAGATCAAAGGCCACGTGGAAAACATCCTCGCCCGGTTCCAAGGCACCCGGTCCAAGGTTCCCGCCGCTAAACTGCTGCCCGCGAGATCCATCACCTCCCTCAGGGAGACTGTCGAGGTCCGCCCCTACTTGGTCATCAGCCCTGCTGATTTGGCGACGCTGGCCAACGCTCTCTTCCCTGAGAAGCGACCGCATTCTGCACGTTCGGGCCCAGCCTCCATTTCCGGGCTGTCGGCCATCTCCCAGCCCATCTCCATGTCCAGCCATCACAACAAGAATAGCTTTGATACAGCCTCCATCATCAGCACCAGTGCCTCGTCCATTTTGAGCGACGCAACTACGTCTCGTGATTTCATCTATGATCTCAACACTGCCACACCTCGATACTCTCCTCCTGCTGAAGATCCCGAGGAGCAGAGGCGGCTGAGCAAGTACGAGGACGATGGCTATCGCCTCAGACTCGCCATTCACGAAATGCAGCAGAACCTTGGCGCAGATGTCGTTCGTGGATCCAGCCACCCATGCGCCGAGAGGTGGGTAGTTCTCTTTATTTCTCCTGACGGAAAGAGCCTGTCTACGCAGATGACCTATGATCCGGATGAcgagcttgaagatgaggaaaacTCATCCAGCACCGATACCGATGAGGACGAAACGCCGCAGCGCCCCGAACTCGACAAGGATTACCATCAGCTACGCAACTCTGTTCTCAAGCTGGTGGAGGATTATGAGATTCCCCGCAGCTTGGAGCCAGAGCGCGGACGTGCCCAGCTTAGCAATCGCGCTTCTGGACTGAGGAAATACACGTCGAGAAACAGAATCATCCAACCAGAAAAGTCTGTTGCTAGCCGAAATCCTTACCGAAAACAAATGGGCGTTGATGGCACCATTTCCACCACCGACTTGACGCCAAAGAAGCCTGAAGAGTCCGAGCCTGTCTTGATCACCATGCTCAAGGCGGCCTCATCCCAATCCAAGGCCCAGGCAGACTTTGTCTCGGCGCACATGTACTGGAAGACTCTGAACCAGCTGACTGCACTGGCATCGAGCTCACTGCGACAGGACGGATTCGCAGCCCTCATCAACATTCTGGCCCGAGGACCGCGCGACGCCATTCGCCGCTCCGCATCTGCCATTGAAGAGTATGATGCGTGGCTCGTCTGGCTGaagcaaagccaagagcGCCACGAAGGCCTAATCGACGGCATGATGAAGCGCGTCAACGCCATCCGCGACAAGATGTGGTATGTTACCGATGTTCGCAATTCCAAGGAATATGCGCACAGCCGTGACATTTGTCAGGCTCTCAAGACCATGGGTATGCCGCGTCGTTGGAGCTCGTTTCAGCGCTCAAGGGCTCACAACAACCGTGGTCCTAGTTCCTCCTACCTCTACCGCACCGAATCGCAGATTATGGACCTCCTGGCCGCTTCGGAGGAGCAGGGTGGGCCGAACAAGCTTAGCGACGATCAGGCAGAGATGACCTCCCtgtggctgcagcagtaCGGCATCGAGAATTTCTGCCAGGGCGAGGAACGCATCCACCGGTTCTGCTGTGAGGTGGACCGATGCATTTCCAAGCTCGTCGGCGAGACCCTCCGAGAGGCACCGGTTCTGTGGTCCAGTGAGCTGTATAAGCGCGATAAGCTGGTCTATGACCGCAGCAAAACCAGAGACCGTGATCACTCGTGGGGTGGCGATGATTCGACAAGCATCATCAGCGAACAGGATAGACGCCATGCCTCGCAtacctcgtcgtcgtctgggCGATCCAGTTCATTCGCTCGCGACCTGAGGTCCATGACCAGCAATAACACCAGCCACCACTCTTTGGACTCGTCGAGGCACAGCCACTCGAGGACTGGTGGCATGCTGGCCGATATCCCAGATGGTCAAGAGTACTTTGATAAAGCATCTCCTGTTGATTCTTCAGGTACATTCTGGTCACCattccagccagccatgTCCACCAGCTCGGCCCCATCGCGATACTCGCCTACCACAAGCCTTACCAATGTGTCGACCACTTTCTCCGCTCCTCAGCACCACACGATCCCATCAATTACAAGCGCCTCTACCGGGCGTCCCAGCACTGCAGCTTCGTCCAATGACACTATTCAACAGCATCGCAGTGATGACGAAAAGACTCGATTTTTAAATGAACTCAAGCAAACTCTTACTAGCTTGCTGCTGTCTGACTTGGGCAACCAGGTCCTAGCCCGTGGATCAGAGACAGACGGCTGGTTCCAAAAGCTAGGACAGCAATGCATTGACAGGAAAGATGCCTTGGAGAGGCGAGCTCGCCGCAAGTCTGACAAGAAGTCTTCGCAAAAGTCGGGACTAGGAAGAGCTAGAGggctggaaaagaagagaagctttGGCAATTTGAGAAACGCAGGCGAGGGTACGCCAGATAGGATGTCGGAGCCCTCTGAAAGCAGCCCGATAGCCTCTCCGGAGTCTCCCATGGCCACGATTGACCCGCCGCCGGCTCCCAAGGAGACGTCAAATGAGTTTCCATTCAAGAAGGCCTACAAGCGCCTTCTAAACATGTTTTGTGTTCATCCTAACCCATATGCGAAGCTCAATGCCCTCAATGAGCTTGAACAGCTCATTGTCGCATCTATGCTATCGAGCGGCACTAAAAGATCGCGGTGGAACCGATCTGACGCAGGCTCTAGCATAGTGGAAGATCACGGATCCAGCACCCGCCCCACTCCATTGGAGGGCATGATTGACAATGTCAAGGAGCGGCGACAGCAAGCCATCCAGTCGGGACTTCCGTCGGTAGGATTTTCCTCGTTCCCCTCTCGGCAATCCAATTCTGAGACACGATCCATCGTCTCTGGCGGTGCTTCCAATTCGGACCTCATCACCAAGGAGCTTTTTACCCTCTTCCGAGATGCGTCAATTCGGCCAAAGTCTCTCTTCCGCGACCTGCAGTTCATCGCTGCCTTTGTGCCCCCTTCCGTTCTGGATAAGCCAGAGAAGGGAAAGGCTTTTTGGAACGCCGGACTTGCTGCACTCAAGCTCAAGTCTGAGGTGTGCCGAACCatggtggagatggcagaCGAAGTGATTGCGGCCCATTCGCATACTCGCCAGACAACAAATGACGGTGCTGCTCCTCTCGACACACCTCAGTCAACCACCGGCACTCCGCCACCCCCATCTACTACGTATGGACTAAACGACGTTGGTAAAATGTGGACGATTACCGCTAAAGAAGGCTACCCCACGGCGCAACGTGAGCTAGCCTTATTCTACTTATCAAACCCTGAATACGTTGAAAGAACAACGCTGCCCTTGTCCAAACCAAGGGAAGTGTTTAAACAATCGGTCATGGAGAAGTATGGCCGCACCCgaggcagccttggcggctCTGGTGCAGGCGGACTCGGCGGCGTAGGTGTTTCCTCTAGAGGCCCGGGATCTGGAAATGGCAGCTCTGGAGACGGGCAGCTCGCGGGTGGATCCGAAGGCGACGTCAGGACTGATCCTGGTTTGATGTGCGTCGCTGTCCACTGGATGGAAGCGGCAGAGCAGGGCGGCGACGAGCTTGCCTCGAGCTTCCTACGACAAAATGAGTTTATGGGCCTCAGCTAAACCTTGCAGTTTCTTGCATGCAGCTGTCCAATTTCGGATACTTTCAGATATACCCCTGAACTTTCCAGATACGATAGCCTTGGATTCCCAGATATACCCTTGGCTATTATGATTCACCATGATTCATCCTTGCTTTTTATTTGTCATTTATCAATTTTGATTGTTTTTGCATCTACATGACGCATATGCATGGAATCTACAAACACGGATATGACTTGACGAAATGATATGACGGCATTTTTTTAAAACGTTTTCCACgccaagagagagatgagattTACGCCCTTTGCAATCTTGTGTCATGAATcacccaaaaaaagaaggagcgatttttttttttcttacttttctctccattctcgACCGATATAGAATATGAGGGAACCGCGCGGGCTAGCTGGCTGGCTTCTCTGATTTTATGATACCATTCTGTAACGGACGAAAATGGTGTTGGagtcttgtctttttttttttttttacttatacaTTTATTAAAGCTATACGTTTTTCTGCGACCTGTCATTTGCAGCTTTTCTAGATAGACGGACAACACacgttctttttttttcgtttctgATTCTTTCGTTGTTTTTGGATATTCTTTTGCTATTCGTGCACTCGTTGTTGTTTTACCTTTTGAGCTGTGAGGG
This portion of the Trichoderma atroviride chromosome 6, complete sequence genome encodes:
- a CDS encoding uncharacterized protein (EggNog:ENOG41~TransMembrane:1 (i524-544o)), which translates into the protein MVHATGPAVSPTAAAHDSRSSTPSPDKKSSSNSNSNNPNSNNGAEAQRPKRYESRSPSPTPTRTSDVPQTLALRLSDDVNVPRRGRHSPMASRKPIVAQPNMPNSSNARHGSGFRPLTPTSSSNETLPGSKFTKKPLLHDVSMYTNTHLVRDSDNTTLEELAHVVRLSKYQERKRANTRIRLQRSLISTALSARLTRCGEMAHRYLVESFRKDDKDSFAALYNAIHDVRKSCDELRRYALLEPELESISSAAALGSSDSLDTPTNSTVGVVDPLKSITPFLHDISASARETFIEFLTQIRTNPDYLATRICALTSSELNVFLNFHKGLEPVESVLPFPTRNPNRPHASASGRSSSNTDIERLLSFQRHDPLSILIHACFANSAGPDSSEDQRRTDIWATVLAKLIAEPKSAGEHFLICVLNIWTAMRDWSGKSNMEWYLMKILEDGAFLLDRAEDQHGTRFNLSDWNQSDEAAARDFYDRAVNGLFELVDDEDATGIPEGLLELGNAILSKLENKFVENTSKWLVWRCLFFVFLLGVIIHPEYYGMLAEYHITPYAREKILKKVAMRAHEYVSSMWSGKPSATCVPVNIPPKIKGHVENILARFQGTRSKVPAAKLLPARSITSLRETVEVRPYLVISPADLATLANALFPEKRPHSARSGPASISGLSAISQPISMSSHHNKNSFDTASIISTSASSILSDATTSRDFIYDLNTATPRYSPPAEDPEEQRRLSKYEDDGYRLRLAIHEMQQNLGADVVRGSSHPCAERWVVLFISPDGKSLSTQMTYDPDDELEDEENSSSTDTDEDETPQRPELDKDYHQLRNSVLKLVEDYEIPRSLEPERGRAQLSNRASGLRKYTSRNRIIQPEKSVASRNPYRKQMGVDGTISTTDLTPKKPEESEPVLITMLKAASSQSKAQADFVSAHMYWKTLNQLTALASSSLRQDGFAALINILARGPRDAIRRSASAIEEYDAWLVWLKQSQERHEGLIDGMMKRVNAIRDKMWYVTDVRNSKEYAHSRDICQALKTMGMPRRWSSFQRSRAHNNRGPSSSYLYRTESQIMDLLAASEEQGGPNKLSDDQAEMTSLWLQQYGIENFCQGEERIHRFCCEVDRCISKLVGETLREAPVLWSSELYKRDKLVYDRSKTRDRDHSWGGDDSTSIISEQDRRHASHTSSSSGRSSSFARDLRSMTSNNTSHHSLDSSRHSHSRTGGMLADIPDGQEYFDKASPVDSSGTFWSPFQPAMSTSSAPSRYSPTTSLTNVSTTFSAPQHHTIPSITSASTGRPSTAASSNDTIQQHRSDDEKTRFLNELKQTLTSLLLSDLGNQVLARGSETDGWFQKLGQQCIDRKDALERRARRKSDKKSSQKSGLGRARGLEKKRSFGNLRNAGEGTPDRMSEPSESSPIASPESPMATIDPPPAPKETSNEFPFKKAYKRLLNMFCVHPNPYAKLNALNELEQLIVASMLSSGTKRSRWNRSDAGSSIVEDHGSSTRPTPLEGMIDNVKERRQQAIQSGLPSVGFSSFPSRQSNSETRSIVSGGASNSDLITKELFTLFRDASIRPKSLFRDLQFIAAFVPPSVLDKPEKGKAFWNAGLAALKLKSEVCRTMVEMADEVIAAHSHTRQTTNDGAAPLDTPQSTTGTPPPPSTTYGLNDVGKMWTITAKEGYPTAQRELALFYLSNPEYVERTTLPLSKPREVFKQSVMEKYGRTRGSLGGSGAGGLGGVGVSSRGPGSGNGSSGDGQLAGGSEGDVRTDPGLMCVAVHWMEAAEQGGDELASSFLRQNEFMGLS